The proteins below come from a single Mycobacterium parmense genomic window:
- a CDS encoding Hsp70 family protein — protein sequence MRVGIDFGTTHTVVAAVDRGNYPVVCFDGLDAWPSVIAGNAAGELRYGADAAAVRHEPGWSVLRSFKRLLNDAGPQTEVNLAGRRHRLTDLLTGFLAALKRDLVARSNAGLPVGETVEAAISVPANASSAQRLLTLDAFVAAGFHVVALLNEPSAASLEYAHRYRSTITAKREYVLVYDLGGGTFDASLLKMTGHAHEVVVSEGIQRLGGDDFDEAILDLVTTRSGLRGLDTAARDLLREECAARKESVGPQTRRFLVDLTGVDGADRPPFACPVDDVYAACAPLVDKTMQLLERVLHDPSGRDVTWSEVAGIYVVGGAGSFPLVSRMLRTTFGEKRVKRSPHPFAATAIGLAVFLDSEADFALSERFSRNFGVFREAEAGAGVVFDPIVCKDVSLPADGQTPLVVKRTYRAAHNIGHFRFVECSRLVNGRPDGDVTPYDPVLFPFDPALRDRDDLGRQPVGRWKDGPDVEERYVITPSGTVEVTLTTRPAGFERTFRLERRAPAGV from the coding sequence ATGCGAGTCGGTATCGACTTTGGCACCACCCACACCGTCGTCGCCGCCGTCGACCGGGGCAACTATCCGGTCGTCTGTTTCGACGGGCTCGACGCCTGGCCGTCGGTCATCGCCGGCAACGCGGCCGGCGAGTTGCGCTACGGCGCCGACGCGGCGGCCGTCCGCCACGAGCCGGGATGGTCGGTGCTGCGGTCCTTCAAGCGCCTCCTCAACGACGCGGGACCGCAAACCGAGGTGAACCTGGCCGGCCGCCGGCACCGGCTGACCGACCTGCTCACCGGGTTTCTCGCGGCGCTCAAGCGCGACCTCGTCGCGCGCTCCAACGCCGGCCTGCCGGTCGGTGAGACCGTCGAGGCCGCGATCAGCGTGCCGGCCAACGCCTCGAGCGCCCAGCGCCTGCTCACCCTGGATGCCTTCGTGGCGGCGGGTTTCCACGTCGTCGCGCTGCTCAACGAGCCGTCCGCGGCGAGCCTGGAGTACGCACACCGGTACCGCTCCACCATCACCGCCAAGCGCGAGTACGTCCTCGTCTACGACCTGGGCGGCGGCACCTTCGACGCCTCGCTGCTGAAGATGACCGGGCATGCCCACGAGGTCGTCGTCAGCGAGGGCATCCAGCGCCTCGGCGGCGACGATTTCGACGAGGCGATTCTGGACCTGGTGACGACCCGGTCCGGCCTGCGTGGGCTCGACACCGCCGCGCGCGACCTGCTGAGGGAGGAGTGCGCCGCGCGCAAGGAGTCGGTCGGCCCGCAGACGCGCCGCTTCCTGGTGGACCTCACCGGCGTGGACGGGGCCGACCGGCCGCCGTTCGCCTGCCCGGTCGACGACGTCTACGCGGCGTGCGCGCCGCTGGTCGACAAGACCATGCAATTGCTCGAGCGGGTCCTGCACGATCCCAGCGGCAGGGACGTGACGTGGTCGGAGGTGGCCGGCATCTATGTGGTGGGCGGCGCGGGCAGCTTCCCGCTCGTGTCGCGGATGCTTCGCACCACCTTCGGCGAGAAGCGCGTGAAGCGCTCGCCCCATCCCTTCGCGGCCACGGCGATCGGTCTGGCCGTCTTCCTCGACAGCGAGGCCGATTTCGCGCTGTCCGAACGCTTCTCGCGCAACTTCGGGGTGTTTCGCGAGGCGGAGGCCGGCGCCGGCGTCGTCTTCGACCCGATTGTGTGCAAGGACGTGTCCCTCCCCGCCGACGGGCAGACCCCCCTGGTGGTCAAGCGGACCTATCGCGCCGCGCACAACATCGGGCATTTCCGGTTCGTGGAATGCAGCCGCCTGGTCAACGGCCGGCCCGACGGCGACGTGACGCCCTACGACCCGGTCCTGTTCCCGTTCGACCCGGCCCTGCGCGACCGCGACGACCTCGGGCGCCAGCCCGTCGGCCGGTGGAAGGACGGCCCCGACGTCGAGGAGCGCTACGTCATCACCCCGAGCGGCACGGTCGAGGTGACGCTGACGACGCGGCCCGCCGGCTTCGAGCGCACCTTCCGGCTGGAACGCCGGGCCCCCGCCGGCGTGTAG
- a CDS encoding nitroreductase family protein, with translation MDLYDVMRTTFAAREFTGDPLPDEVLSRIFDNARFAPSGGNRQGAHITVVRDPDTRRCLAQLGIPAARRYFAQRQAGENPWNAVNPTAVPQDVIDATEVPDTFVAPIANAPVVLVVSVDLGVVAAVDQDLDRVGLAGGASVYPLIWNVLLAARNEGYGGTFTTMAVAAEDQVRPLLGIPDQHAIAAVVPLGKPVRQLTKLRRRPVGDFVTRDRFDGPAFAG, from the coding sequence ATGGACCTCTACGACGTGATGCGGACGACGTTCGCGGCGCGCGAGTTCACCGGCGACCCCCTGCCCGACGAGGTGTTGTCGCGGATCTTCGACAACGCGCGCTTCGCGCCCAGCGGCGGCAACCGGCAGGGCGCACACATTACCGTGGTCCGCGACCCGGACACCCGTCGCTGCCTCGCCCAACTCGGGATCCCCGCTGCCCGGCGCTACTTCGCGCAGCGCCAGGCGGGCGAAAACCCTTGGAACGCGGTTAATCCCACCGCAGTCCCGCAGGACGTGATCGACGCCACGGAAGTACCCGACACCTTCGTCGCGCCGATCGCCAACGCGCCGGTGGTCCTGGTGGTGTCCGTCGACCTGGGTGTGGTCGCCGCCGTGGACCAGGACCTCGACCGCGTCGGCCTCGCGGGCGGCGCGTCGGTGTATCCGCTGATCTGGAATGTCCTGCTGGCCGCGCGCAACGAGGGCTACGGCGGCACCTTCACCACCATGGCCGTCGCGGCCGAGGACCAAGTGCGCCCCCTGCTCGGCATCCCCGATCAGCACGCGATCGCCGCGGTCGTGCCGCTGGGCAAGCCCGTGCGACAGCTGACCAAACTGCGCCGGCGCCCGGTCGGCGACTTCGTCACCCGTGACCGCTTCGACGGCCCCGCCTTCGCAGGGTGA
- a CDS encoding FAD-dependent oxidoreductase, with the protein MSRSKGRVAILGGGMAGLAAAWRLSEPGWRGRFESITVYQRGWRLGGKAASSRGAHGRIEEHGLHIWLGSYENAFALLRQCYAELDRARTDPAAPVQTWDQALIPADNLGLAERWGTEWLVWLGTFTRNDELPGEPGSSGREMTAVGFLRRALDLLVDFAESLRGVPADGLALSTSPDPPAGNDAAEAVRRGALAALLALTEAPPAGAAATDLLGAVLDAIRGALDYERRPAHKRAWLLMSLVTATARGIVADKLITDPRGFRAINDEDFGAWLLRHGGHPDVLEFPLIRGLYDLVFGYEDADPARPAFGAGLAVFLTGLVLFEYKGAVFWKMTAGMGDVVIAPLYQALRQRGVQFEFFHRLDGLHLDAQRRGIESITMGRQVRLADGTQRYEPLTEVRGLPVFPARPLVDQLSVSEPVRDWRALETHWGGAADAETRVLRRGADFDHVVLAVSLGMLDIVARELVDDRPEWRDMTTHVRTVATQALQIWLRCDEASLGWRGKPAVTTSAYLPPFETWASMGQTLWAEQWPHDDPARTVAYFCGSLDAPWPVEDDPAGYVRRYDEQVRADAVKFLNRDVGLWFPDAVGDGGFAWHLLAGQHVSVNIDPSDRYVQSVPGSDRYRLRPDESGYDNLVLAGDWTDCGMNAGCIEAAVRSGLQAANVLLGRGRHYGIRGYYLP; encoded by the coding sequence GTGAGCCGCAGCAAGGGCCGCGTCGCGATCCTGGGTGGCGGCATGGCCGGGCTCGCCGCGGCGTGGCGGCTCAGCGAGCCGGGCTGGCGCGGGCGATTCGAGTCCATCACCGTCTACCAGCGCGGCTGGCGCCTGGGCGGCAAGGCGGCCTCGAGCCGCGGCGCCCACGGGCGCATCGAAGAGCACGGCCTGCACATCTGGCTGGGCTCCTACGAGAACGCGTTCGCGTTGCTTCGCCAGTGCTACGCCGAATTAGACAGGGCGCGAACCGATCCGGCGGCGCCGGTGCAAACCTGGGACCAGGCGTTGATCCCCGCCGACAACCTCGGCCTGGCCGAGCGCTGGGGCACCGAGTGGCTGGTCTGGCTGGGCACCTTCACCCGCAACGACGAGCTGCCGGGCGAGCCGGGCAGCAGCGGTCGTGAGATGACGGCGGTGGGATTCCTGCGGCGCGCGCTCGACCTGCTCGTCGACTTCGCCGAGTCCCTGCGCGGCGTACCCGCCGACGGCCTCGCCTTGTCCACCTCACCGGATCCGCCCGCCGGCAACGATGCCGCCGAGGCCGTGCGGCGCGGCGCGCTGGCCGCGCTGCTGGCCCTGACCGAGGCGCCGCCGGCCGGCGCGGCGGCGACCGACCTGCTCGGCGCCGTCCTCGACGCCATCCGCGGCGCGCTCGACTACGAACGGCGCCCGGCCCACAAGCGCGCCTGGCTGCTGATGTCTCTGGTGACCGCGACGGCCCGGGGGATCGTCGCCGACAAGCTGATCACCGACCCCCGCGGGTTCCGGGCGATCAACGACGAAGACTTCGGGGCGTGGCTGCTGCGCCACGGTGGGCACCCGGACGTGTTGGAATTCCCGCTGATTCGCGGCCTCTACGACCTGGTGTTCGGCTACGAGGACGCCGATCCGGCCCGGCCGGCTTTCGGCGCCGGCCTGGCCGTCTTCCTCACCGGCCTCGTCCTGTTCGAATACAAGGGTGCGGTGTTCTGGAAGATGACGGCGGGCATGGGCGACGTCGTCATCGCCCCGCTCTACCAGGCCCTGCGGCAGCGCGGCGTGCAGTTCGAGTTCTTCCACCGCCTCGACGGATTGCATCTGGACGCGCAGCGCCGCGGCATCGAGTCGATCACCATGGGCCGGCAGGTCCGGCTCGCCGACGGCACACAACGCTACGAGCCGCTCACCGAGGTGCGGGGACTTCCGGTGTTTCCCGCCCGCCCGCTCGTCGACCAGCTGTCGGTCTCCGAGCCGGTCCGTGACTGGCGGGCACTCGAAACACATTGGGGCGGTGCGGCTGACGCCGAGACCAGGGTGCTGCGCCGCGGCGCCGACTTCGACCACGTCGTGCTGGCCGTCTCCCTGGGAATGCTCGACATCGTCGCGCGGGAACTCGTCGACGACCGGCCCGAGTGGCGTGACATGACCACCCATGTGCGCACCGTCGCCACCCAGGCGTTGCAGATCTGGCTGCGGTGCGACGAGGCGTCGCTGGGCTGGCGCGGCAAGCCCGCGGTGACGACCAGCGCCTACCTCCCGCCGTTCGAGACGTGGGCGTCGATGGGGCAGACGCTGTGGGCCGAGCAGTGGCCCCACGACGACCCGGCGCGCACCGTCGCCTACTTCTGCGGCAGTCTCGACGCGCCCTGGCCCGTCGAGGATGACCCGGCCGGCTACGTCCGCCGCTACGACGAGCAGGTTCGCGCCGACGCCGTCAAGTTCCTGAATCGCGATGTGGGACTGTGGTTTCCCGACGCGGTCGGCGACGGGGGTTTTGCGTGGCACCTGCTCGCCGGCCAGCATGTCAGCGTGAACATCGACCCGTCCGACCGCTACGTGCAATCCGTGCCCGGCTCGGACCGCTACCGGCTGAGGCCCGACGAAAGCGGCTACGACAACCTGGTGCTGGCGGGCGACTGGACGGACTGCGGCATGAACGCCGGGTGCATCGAGGCGGCCGTGCGCTCCGGATTGCAGGCCGCCAACGTCCTGCTCGGCCGCGGCCGCCACTACGGCATCCGCGGCTACTATCTGCCGTGA
- a CDS encoding ATP-binding protein, translating into MSDDQPRLSIDELLDRAFEAISRGERTAARDLAEQVLAIDHGNADAEGLLSAPSDHGEIRRLTIMFVDLVDSTALSTRVEPETYRAAVGRYKEQVRQIVDRYEGHVASIKGDGLLIVFGHPRAHEDDARRAVLAGLDIARDVASLSERIQRRFGFTVAVRVGVHRGVVYLDLQQDDVYGLAANLAARVSGLAPPGGVVVSSAVERITGKHFAFKRLKPQLVKGISGPVEHSQVLGERADAARASHRLVVGRERELAYLADCWERARAGTLDAVGLAISGEAGIGKSRLAAAAVEQAEASRSVVIELAGSPLHTDVGLHPVRRLLERRCGIDRDTPQTEVVARLTAEVAGSGLDPASIVPLLAPVLGISPDAGYEAAETDGAKLYRRVTRAVLEYLRARLGAGPALFVADDMHWFDEDTTGVVEALLDDESGRLLVVMTSRAVESLPAGPRVAHFALAPLSDPQSEELIAALFPELGEEGRRAVRRRCDGLPLFIEEVVAKLREQPADAADFAHVPDSLYEALFARLRSHHAVRVVEGAAVVGDVIDRRLLAAAVEIDGAELDCATDELCKGRVLEPVGQDAWRFRHELLRDIAAELSPPTLRRRMHGRVADALLASTSDAIADWPLIASHYEGAQRYEAAATAYQKASKAARRRGALAEALSYLGQAISQIECLPVGPDRNNREIALRLRRGFLFYAAEGAVSQNAAADFKRCLQLRGTEITDDLFSILTALWGHYVIRADLRHAHQVLQAIDAGIVKGQSTQWPTLTAGFGMLAWYRGEFDLAREKLEAAASHRRNVRREVMAAWFMATDPIASMHTHLALARFVQGDLRGAEDELAECVPRCASIGLPQGPFSLAYARQMEVLMRVDAGDLDRAAAVAAALVTDARAHGLDSWVALGLAQQAVVDALRAMTARPADRDALRGHIATVTGIVDAWREIGLQSMITFYDGVLARLLLAAGQPAEARERLVTALALAQNTGMHCYDAELLRILAHTHRDPAQRHAQLWAAIELAREQHATIFEIRCAIEYFELCGEVAREALRDSVSRFPADGAWPDLARARALLA; encoded by the coding sequence GTGAGCGACGACCAGCCCCGGCTGTCGATCGACGAGCTGCTTGACAGGGCGTTCGAGGCCATCAGCCGGGGGGAACGCACCGCGGCTCGAGACCTCGCCGAGCAGGTGCTGGCCATCGACCACGGCAACGCCGACGCCGAGGGGCTGCTCTCCGCGCCCTCCGACCATGGCGAGATCCGCCGGCTGACCATCATGTTCGTCGATCTCGTCGATTCCACCGCGCTGTCCACCCGGGTCGAGCCCGAGACCTATCGCGCCGCCGTCGGCCGCTACAAGGAGCAGGTTCGCCAGATCGTCGACCGCTACGAGGGACACGTGGCCTCGATCAAGGGCGACGGGCTGCTGATCGTCTTCGGTCACCCCAGGGCGCACGAGGACGACGCGCGGCGGGCGGTGCTCGCGGGCCTCGATATCGCGCGCGACGTCGCGAGCCTCAGCGAACGGATCCAGCGCCGGTTCGGCTTCACGGTCGCGGTCCGCGTCGGCGTGCATCGCGGGGTGGTCTACCTCGACCTGCAACAAGACGACGTCTACGGACTGGCCGCCAACCTGGCGGCGCGGGTTTCGGGTCTGGCCCCGCCGGGGGGTGTCGTCGTCTCGTCCGCGGTCGAACGGATCACGGGCAAGCACTTCGCTTTCAAGCGCCTGAAACCTCAACTGGTGAAGGGTATCTCGGGACCGGTCGAGCACTCGCAGGTCCTGGGCGAGCGGGCTGACGCAGCGCGCGCGTCCCACCGGCTGGTTGTGGGGCGCGAGCGCGAACTGGCGTATCTCGCGGACTGCTGGGAGCGGGCCCGCGCGGGGACGCTGGATGCCGTGGGGCTGGCCATCAGCGGGGAGGCCGGCATAGGCAAGAGCCGGCTGGCGGCCGCGGCCGTGGAACAGGCGGAGGCGTCGCGGTCCGTGGTGATCGAGCTGGCCGGTTCGCCACTGCACACCGATGTCGGCCTGCATCCGGTGCGCCGGCTGCTCGAACGCCGCTGCGGGATCGATCGCGACACACCGCAGACCGAGGTCGTCGCCCGCCTGACCGCCGAGGTCGCCGGGAGCGGCCTGGACCCGGCGAGCATCGTGCCGCTGCTGGCGCCGGTGTTGGGGATCTCCCCCGACGCGGGTTACGAGGCGGCCGAAACCGACGGCGCCAAGCTGTATCGGCGGGTCACTCGCGCGGTGCTCGAATATCTGCGCGCCCGCCTCGGCGCCGGCCCCGCGCTCTTCGTCGCCGACGACATGCACTGGTTCGACGAGGACACCACCGGGGTGGTCGAGGCGCTGCTCGACGACGAATCCGGCCGGCTCCTGGTCGTGATGACCAGTCGCGCAGTCGAATCCCTGCCGGCCGGGCCGCGTGTCGCCCACTTCGCGCTGGCGCCGCTGTCGGATCCGCAGAGCGAGGAGCTGATCGCCGCGCTCTTTCCCGAACTGGGCGAGGAGGGGCGCCGGGCGGTGCGCCGGCGCTGCGACGGGCTGCCGCTGTTCATCGAGGAGGTCGTCGCCAAGCTCAGGGAGCAACCCGCCGACGCCGCGGACTTTGCCCACGTCCCCGACTCGCTGTACGAGGCACTGTTTGCGCGGCTGCGGTCCCATCACGCGGTCCGCGTGGTCGAAGGCGCCGCGGTGGTCGGCGACGTCATCGACCGCCGTCTGCTGGCCGCGGCGGTCGAAATCGACGGCGCGGAACTGGATTGCGCGACCGACGAGCTCTGCAAGGGGCGGGTTCTCGAACCGGTGGGGCAGGACGCCTGGCGATTCCGCCACGAACTCCTTCGCGACATCGCCGCCGAACTCTCGCCGCCGACGCTGCGTCGCCGGATGCACGGACGGGTCGCCGACGCGCTGCTGGCGTCGACGTCCGACGCGATCGCCGACTGGCCGCTGATCGCCAGCCACTACGAAGGCGCGCAGCGCTACGAAGCGGCGGCGACGGCCTATCAGAAGGCATCGAAGGCGGCCCGCCGCAGGGGTGCCCTTGCAGAAGCCCTTTCCTATCTGGGACAGGCGATTTCGCAGATCGAATGCCTGCCCGTCGGTCCCGACCGCAACAACCGTGAGATCGCGCTGCGCCTGCGGCGTGGCTTCCTGTTCTATGCGGCCGAGGGTGCGGTGAGCCAGAATGCCGCCGCCGACTTCAAACGTTGCCTGCAGCTGCGGGGGACGGAGATCACCGACGACCTGTTCTCGATACTGACCGCGCTGTGGGGGCATTACGTGATCCGGGCCGACCTGCGCCACGCGCATCAGGTGCTGCAGGCGATCGACGCGGGCATCGTCAAGGGGCAGTCGACGCAATGGCCCACCCTGACGGCCGGATTCGGGATGCTCGCCTGGTATCGAGGCGAATTCGACCTGGCCCGGGAGAAGCTGGAAGCGGCCGCCTCGCACCGGCGCAACGTGCGCCGGGAAGTCATGGCGGCCTGGTTCATGGCGACCGATCCGATCGCATCGATGCACACCCATCTCGCACTGGCGCGCTTCGTCCAGGGCGATCTGCGCGGTGCGGAGGACGAGTTGGCCGAATGCGTGCCGCGGTGCGCATCCATCGGTCTGCCGCAGGGCCCGTTCAGCCTGGCGTACGCAAGGCAGATGGAGGTGCTGATGCGCGTCGACGCCGGCGATCTCGACCGCGCCGCCGCCGTGGCCGCCGCCCTGGTCACCGACGCCCGGGCCCACGGCCTCGACTCCTGGGTGGCGCTCGGCCTGGCCCAGCAAGCCGTCGTCGACGCACTGCGGGCCATGACGGCACGCCCCGCCGACCGAGATGCGTTGCGCGGCCACATCGCAACGGTGACCGGCATCGTCGATGCCTGGCGGGAGATCGGCCTGCAGTCGATGATCACGTTCTACGACGGCGTGCTCGCGCGCCTGCTGCTTGCCGCCGGCCAACCGGCCGAGGCCCGGGAGCGGCTCGTCACCGCGCTGGCGCTGGCGCAGAACACCGGCATGCACTGCTATGACGCGGAGCTGTTGCGCATCCTCGCGCACACTCACCGCGACCCGGCGCAACGGCACGCCCAGTTGTGGGCGGCCATCGAACTGGCGCGCGAGCAGCACGCCACGATATTCGAAATACGCTGCGCTATAGAGTATTTCGAGCTTTGCGGCGAGGTGGCACGGGAAGCTTTGCGCGACAGCGTGTCCCGCTTCCCCGCCGATGGCGCATGGCCGGACTTGGCGCGCGCGCGGGCGTTGCTCGCGTGA
- a CDS encoding polyprenyl synthetase family protein, producing MAAGDADAAGPGRMTTAADATELAAAVEDRLREVARSVRRSMLDAMPDGEPVAWLYGPMRDYPSRPGKALRPALCLSAGRAFGGNPDDLLGIAVAIELLHNAFLVHDDIADGSEMRRGRPTLAAAHGLAVALNAGDGLAIVANQVLRRAARRLDRDLADLVLAEFDTMAMRTLEGQATEAGWQADDVESLGPEDYLELIMHKTCWYTTIHPLRVGAMVGSGGTADLDPLVRFGFHFGAAFQIRDDLLNLIGDERVYGKEILGDLYEGKRTLALVHLAATARGEDRTVLKDYLRRTRVQRSEVLVRTIRALMDDYGSIAFTREYAEGILLVAEQCFERAFAQARPGPDLDFLRALVPYVWARWR from the coding sequence GTGGCTGCCGGTGACGCTGACGCTGCGGGCCCCGGCCGGATGACCACCGCCGCCGACGCGACGGAACTTGCCGCGGCCGTGGAGGACCGGTTGCGCGAGGTCGCGCGCAGCGTGCGCCGGTCGATGCTCGACGCCATGCCCGACGGCGAGCCCGTTGCCTGGCTCTACGGTCCGATGCGCGATTACCCGTCGCGGCCCGGCAAGGCGTTGCGGCCCGCGCTGTGCCTGTCGGCCGGCCGCGCGTTCGGGGGGAACCCCGACGACCTACTGGGCATAGCCGTCGCAATCGAGTTGTTGCACAACGCTTTCCTGGTGCACGACGACATCGCCGACGGCAGCGAGATGCGCCGCGGGCGCCCCACCCTGGCGGCCGCACACGGTCTGGCGGTGGCCCTCAACGCCGGGGACGGCCTGGCGATCGTGGCGAACCAGGTGCTGCGCCGGGCGGCCCGTCGCCTCGACCGCGACCTCGCCGACCTCGTGCTGGCGGAGTTCGACACGATGGCCATGCGCACTCTCGAAGGCCAGGCCACCGAGGCCGGCTGGCAGGCCGACGATGTCGAGAGCCTGGGCCCGGAGGATTACCTCGAGCTGATCATGCACAAAACCTGCTGGTACACCACGATTCACCCGCTGCGGGTGGGGGCGATGGTGGGTTCGGGCGGCACCGCCGACCTGGATCCCCTGGTCCGCTTCGGCTTCCACTTCGGGGCGGCATTCCAGATCCGCGACGACCTGCTGAACCTGATCGGCGACGAGCGGGTGTACGGCAAAGAGATCCTCGGCGACCTCTACGAGGGGAAGCGGACGCTGGCCCTGGTGCACCTGGCCGCGACCGCACGGGGCGAGGACCGCACCGTGCTGAAGGATTATTTGCGCAGGACGCGGGTCCAGCGTTCGGAAGTACTCGTTCGGACCATTCGAGCGTTGATGGACGACTACGGCAGCATCGCTTTCACCCGCGAGTACGCCGAGGGCATCCTGCTGGTCGCCGAGCAGTGTTTCGAGCGGGCCTTCGCGCAGGCGCGACCGGGACCTGATCTGGATTTCCTGCGCGCGCTGGTGCCCTACGTCTGGGCGCGCTGGCGCTGA
- a CDS encoding acetyl-CoA C-acetyltransferase, whose amino-acid sequence MVDAVRTPRGRGRPDGALHGVHPQALFARCLTALADRTGFDPGDVDDVIAGNGILSGDHADDIARLSVLLAGWPETVPGMTLNRFCGSGQQAVTVAASAVAAGGEHLVIAGGVESMSRWGVTVGVPTIDGDNPDLRARYPTVPQGVSADLIATLEGFTRETVDAYAAQSQGRAAAAIDEGRFDRSLVEVATPGGAVTTDEHPRPGTSAEALGRLRPAFAAMGAARADGERKTFDEICLERYPGIDLIDHVHHAGNSSGVVDGAAAVTVASSEWLRAHKVSPRAQIRAAAAVGSEPVIMLTAPGPAAHRCLQRAGMDVADIDLWEVNEAFAAVVLKTIRDLGIDPGRVNVNGGAIALGHPIGATGAMLIGTVLDELERRDLTTGLVTMCTGGGMGTATIVERL is encoded by the coding sequence ATTGTCGACGCGGTCCGCACGCCCCGGGGGCGCGGCCGCCCCGACGGAGCCCTGCACGGGGTCCATCCGCAAGCGCTGTTCGCCCGGTGCCTGACCGCGCTCGCCGACCGCACCGGGTTCGACCCCGGGGACGTCGACGACGTCATCGCCGGCAACGGCATCCTGTCCGGCGACCACGCCGACGACATCGCGCGCCTGTCTGTCCTGCTGGCCGGCTGGCCCGAGACCGTTCCGGGCATGACGCTCAACCGCTTCTGCGGGTCGGGCCAGCAGGCCGTCACGGTGGCGGCGTCGGCGGTCGCCGCCGGCGGCGAGCACCTGGTGATCGCCGGGGGCGTCGAGTCGATGTCCCGCTGGGGCGTCACGGTCGGGGTGCCGACCATAGACGGCGACAACCCGGACCTTCGCGCCCGCTACCCGACTGTGCCGCAGGGCGTCTCGGCCGACCTCATCGCCACGCTCGAGGGCTTCACCCGCGAGACGGTCGACGCCTACGCCGCGCAGAGCCAGGGCCGGGCCGCCGCTGCCATCGACGAGGGTCGGTTCGACCGCTCGCTGGTCGAGGTGGCCACGCCGGGCGGCGCCGTCACGACCGACGAGCATCCCCGCCCCGGCACCTCGGCCGAGGCGCTGGGGCGGCTCAGGCCCGCCTTCGCCGCCATGGGCGCCGCCCGGGCCGACGGCGAGCGCAAGACGTTCGACGAGATCTGCCTCGAGCGCTACCCGGGCATCGACCTCATCGACCATGTTCACCACGCCGGCAACTCGTCGGGCGTCGTCGACGGGGCCGCCGCCGTGACGGTCGCCTCCTCCGAATGGCTGCGGGCCCACAAGGTCTCGCCGCGCGCGCAGATTCGTGCCGCCGCGGCCGTCGGCAGCGAACCGGTCATTATGCTCACCGCGCCCGGACCCGCGGCCCACCGCTGCCTGCAACGCGCCGGCATGGACGTCGCCGACATCGACCTGTGGGAGGTCAACGAGGCCTTCGCCGCCGTTGTGCTCAAGACGATCCGCGACCTCGGCATCGACCCGGGCCGGGTCAACGTCAACGGCGGAGCGATCGCGCTGGGCCACCCCATCGGCGCCACCGGCGCGATGCTGATCGGCACGGTTCTCGACGAGCTCGAACGCCGCGACCTGACAACGGGATTGGTGACCATGTGCACCGGCGGCGGGATGGGCACCGCGACCATCGTCGAACGGCTGTGA
- a CDS encoding enoyl-CoA hydratase/isomerase family protein, giving the protein MTVPGTLEVDRPHDGVVVVRLNRPKSLNAINEAMQTELLQRLAELAVDRCTRAVVLTGAGRGFCAGIDMRDFGPGVPGPDAPALDRMRFQEKMAALAEAVRALPQPVIAAVNGPCVGAGFALCLASDLRICSATASFGNAAILLGLSGAEMGMSYHLPRIVGTSVAADWMLTGRTVSAAEADRRGLVSEVVEPDRLAGRAVELARLIAGHAPLATELTKRALQVNTDAAGLSPALELENRNQVISHATEEAARRRAKWSS; this is encoded by the coding sequence GTGACGGTGCCGGGCACCCTGGAGGTGGACCGCCCGCACGACGGAGTCGTCGTCGTGCGGCTGAACCGCCCGAAATCCCTCAACGCCATCAACGAGGCGATGCAGACCGAATTGCTCCAGCGGCTGGCCGAATTGGCGGTCGACCGCTGCACGCGCGCCGTCGTGCTGACCGGCGCCGGGCGCGGCTTCTGCGCGGGCATCGACATGCGCGACTTCGGGCCCGGCGTGCCCGGACCCGACGCGCCCGCGCTGGACCGGATGCGCTTCCAGGAGAAGATGGCGGCCCTCGCGGAGGCCGTACGCGCGCTGCCGCAACCCGTGATCGCGGCGGTCAACGGCCCGTGTGTCGGCGCGGGTTTCGCGTTGTGCCTGGCATCCGACCTCCGGATCTGTTCGGCGACGGCATCGTTCGGCAACGCCGCCATCCTGCTCGGGCTGTCCGGCGCCGAGATGGGCATGAGCTACCACCTGCCGCGTATCGTCGGCACCAGCGTGGCCGCCGACTGGATGCTCACCGGGCGCACCGTGTCGGCCGCCGAGGCGGACCGGCGCGGCCTGGTCAGTGAGGTCGTCGAGCCGGACCGGCTGGCCGGCCGCGCCGTGGAGCTGGCCCGGCTGATCGCGGGACACGCGCCGCTGGCCACCGAGCTGACCAAGCGGGCCCTGCAGGTCAACACCGACGCCGCCGGCCTGTCCCCGGCGCTGGAACTGGAGAACCGCAATCAGGTGATCAGCCACGCCACCGAGGAGGCGGCGCGACGCCGCGCGAAGTGGTCCTCGTGA